Proteins encoded by one window of Sinorhizobium arboris LMG 14919:
- a CDS encoding malto-oligosyltrehalose synthase → MHLPDATYRLQFRNGMDFAKAVELIPHLVGLGISHLYASPLFTAVRGSTHGYDIVDYNEIDPALGGYDGLVRLAHALKAEGLGLVLDIVPNHMAAHLENDWWHSVIEWGRLSEFADYFDIDWREPLTLPFLGRSFEEEVAAGNLRLAYDHEHRCLAFRYYQALYPLNPASYAAIPRIGNAALERIAAVAGTAEWKTAAQFHAELASVVGTPSLAAELDQSLARFSADTLQLDRLHRRQSWRLMSWRTARDKLSYRRFFEVAGLVGMRVEDDAVFTDTHRLALALVREGLIDGLRIDHIDGLADPRGYLDRLRREAGDGTYILVEKILGENETLPSDWPVDGATGYEFISALADLLSDDTPSSWLSSEERRSAAEEAVMGCKLQVLGRNFNTEVRRLTGLAAGFTGDGAPDQDERTGEAIRQLAAALPVYRTYVGDQGPGAHDSRLLDGIAAKAAARSPDVGAEIAAIVSALRAPTDSADGKLRSAFRTRFQQLSGAVMAKAVEDTFFYRRGDYLAANEVGASPFWAPGGVVRFHAMMQDRASQMPHGLSATSTHDTKRGEDARARLHVVSEAPEVWAAATDRWHGMNAESMGRLPAGEKPDASVEQFLYQSLLGAWPITSPGDEDDLIFLRERMVDFAVKALREAKLRTSWDDPNERYEAAIKAFLGDLLDWQNRSFLGDFEKTSGPFIHAGLINSLSQTLVKLTAPGIPDIYQGSERVDLSLVDPDNRRGFSPHASLPSLPEAPAISDFENCKQTLISMGLTYRRGRGAACLAEGEYRAVPVEGPGSRHAAAFMRRSKHGFALTVVPRLVFGQTVDGRLAIRPELWRNTFLAWPENCELKRMRNLPTGKVIETRPLLAVADILRDFPVALLVEA, encoded by the coding sequence ATGCATCTGCCCGACGCAACCTACCGTCTCCAGTTCCGCAACGGGATGGACTTCGCAAAAGCCGTGGAGTTGATCCCGCACCTAGTCGGGCTCGGCATATCTCACCTCTACGCCTCGCCCCTTTTCACCGCGGTCCGGGGGTCAACCCATGGCTACGACATCGTCGACTACAACGAGATCGACCCGGCGCTTGGCGGCTACGATGGACTGGTCCGGCTCGCTCATGCGCTGAAGGCCGAAGGACTCGGTCTCGTGCTGGACATCGTCCCGAACCACATGGCCGCGCATCTCGAGAATGACTGGTGGCACAGCGTGATCGAATGGGGCCGCCTTAGCGAATTTGCCGACTATTTCGACATCGACTGGCGGGAGCCGCTCACGCTCCCCTTCCTCGGGCGGTCGTTTGAGGAAGAGGTCGCAGCCGGCAATCTGCGCCTCGCATACGACCACGAGCACCGCTGCCTGGCGTTTCGATATTACCAGGCTCTCTATCCGCTCAATCCCGCCAGCTATGCGGCGATCCCGCGCATCGGCAATGCTGCGCTCGAAAGGATCGCGGCTGTCGCCGGCACGGCAGAATGGAAAACCGCCGCACAGTTCCACGCGGAACTTGCCTCTGTCGTCGGGACGCCATCGCTCGCTGCCGAACTCGACCAATCCCTCGCCCGGTTCTCCGCAGACACGCTGCAGCTCGACCGGCTGCATCGAAGGCAATCCTGGCGGCTGATGAGCTGGCGGACGGCCCGGGACAAGCTCAGCTACCGGCGGTTCTTCGAGGTCGCCGGCCTCGTCGGCATGCGCGTCGAAGATGACGCGGTCTTCACCGATACCCACCGGCTTGCGCTCGCCCTCGTCCGGGAAGGCCTGATCGATGGGCTCAGGATCGACCACATCGACGGCCTGGCCGATCCCAGGGGCTATCTCGACCGGCTCCGCCGGGAGGCCGGCGACGGCACCTATATCCTCGTCGAGAAAATACTCGGCGAGAACGAAACGCTGCCGTCCGACTGGCCGGTCGACGGGGCTACCGGCTACGAGTTCATATCGGCCCTCGCGGATCTTCTTTCCGACGACACTCCGTCTTCGTGGCTTTCAAGCGAGGAGAGGCGATCTGCGGCCGAAGAGGCGGTCATGGGATGCAAGCTTCAGGTCCTGGGCCGCAATTTCAATACGGAAGTCCGGCGGCTGACCGGACTGGCCGCTGGCTTCACAGGCGATGGGGCTCCGGATCAGGACGAGCGGACCGGTGAGGCCATTCGCCAGCTGGCGGCGGCACTGCCCGTCTATCGGACCTATGTCGGCGACCAGGGGCCCGGAGCGCACGACAGCCGCCTCCTCGACGGGATCGCAGCGAAGGCAGCGGCGCGCTCACCCGACGTCGGCGCCGAGATCGCAGCGATCGTTTCCGCACTCAGGGCGCCGACCGACTCGGCGGACGGCAAGCTGCGGTCCGCATTCCGCACGCGCTTCCAGCAACTGAGCGGCGCGGTGATGGCCAAAGCGGTCGAAGACACCTTCTTCTATCGGAGGGGCGATTATCTTGCGGCGAACGAGGTCGGTGCCTCGCCTTTCTGGGCGCCCGGCGGCGTCGTCCGCTTCCATGCGATGATGCAGGATCGCGCAAGCCAGATGCCGCACGGCCTGTCGGCAACCTCCACGCACGACACCAAGCGGGGGGAGGATGCGCGCGCCCGCCTCCACGTCGTCAGCGAGGCGCCGGAAGTCTGGGCCGCAGCGACGGACCGCTGGCACGGGATGAATGCGGAAAGCATGGGCCGACTCCCAGCCGGTGAGAAACCGGACGCTTCGGTCGAGCAATTCCTCTATCAGAGCCTGCTCGGTGCCTGGCCCATCACGTCTCCTGGTGACGAAGACGACCTGATTTTTCTGCGCGAGCGGATGGTCGATTTCGCCGTGAAGGCGCTGCGGGAGGCAAAGCTCAGGACGAGCTGGGACGATCCGAACGAGCGCTATGAAGCAGCGATCAAGGCCTTCCTCGGCGATCTCCTGGACTGGCAGAACCGGTCTTTCCTCGGCGATTTCGAGAAAACGTCCGGACCGTTCATCCATGCCGGCCTGATCAACAGCCTCTCGCAAACGCTGGTGAAGCTCACCGCGCCCGGCATTCCCGATATCTATCAGGGCAGCGAACGGGTCGACCTTTCCCTCGTCGATCCCGACAACCGCCGCGGTTTTTCACCGCATGCCTCTCTTCCAAGTCTGCCCGAAGCGCCGGCGATCAGCGATTTCGAAAACTGCAAGCAGACTTTGATCTCGATGGGACTGACCTATCGCCGGGGGCGCGGCGCGGCGTGTCTTGCAGAAGGCGAGTATCGCGCCGTGCCCGTCGAAGGCCCGGGCTCACGCCATGCCGCAGCCTTCATGCGTCGCAGCAAGCACGGCTTTGCGCTCACGGTGGTGCCGCGGCTTGTCTTTGGCCAGACGGTGGACGGCCGCCTGGCCATCCGTCCGGAACTGTGGCGCAACACCTTTCTCGCCTGGCCCGAGAATTGCGAACTCAAGCGCATGCGCAATCTTCCCACGGGCAAAGTCATCGAAACCCGGCCTCTTCTTGCCGTGGCAGACATTCTCCGCGATTTCCCGGTCGCCCTGCTGGTCGAGGCGTGA
- the msuE gene encoding FMN reductase: MPQTRVVGISGNITRPSKTRAFVDHIVHRLAVDAGASAQTFDIEDFGASLLPARTLDELAPEARYVVGQMLAADVLVAGSPTFKGSYTGLFKHVFDLLDPSSLRGKPVILAATGGGERHSLMVEHQLRPLFGFFEALAMPSAIYASDKDFADGALASEAIHARVGRAIGEARQALARTAGASLAAA; the protein is encoded by the coding sequence ATGCCGCAGACACGAGTGGTAGGGATTTCAGGCAATATCACGCGTCCGTCCAAGACACGCGCATTCGTGGACCATATCGTCCACCGGCTGGCGGTCGATGCCGGCGCTTCGGCGCAGACCTTCGATATCGAGGATTTCGGGGCGTCCCTGCTCCCTGCGAGAACGCTCGACGAACTCGCGCCGGAAGCGCGCTACGTCGTCGGCCAGATGCTAGCAGCGGACGTTCTGGTGGCGGGGTCGCCGACTTTCAAGGGAAGCTATACCGGCCTCTTCAAACACGTCTTCGACCTGCTCGATCCCTCTTCGCTCCGCGGCAAGCCCGTCATCCTCGCCGCGACCGGGGGCGGGGAACGCCACTCGCTGATGGTGGAGCATCAGTTGCGGCCACTGTTCGGCTTCTTCGAGGCATTGGCGATGCCGAGCGCGATCTACGCCTCGGACAAGGACTTTGCCGACGGCGCTCTCGCCTCGGAGGCAATCCATGCCCGCGTCGGAAGGGCGATCGGCGAGGCGCGGCAGGCGCTGGCTCGGACCGCCGGGGCGAGCCTTGCGGCGGCCTAA
- a CDS encoding LLM class flavin-dependent oxidoreductase has protein sequence MTRQIKLGAFLPGGGQHIAAWRHPDAPADGATNFEFHRRLAETAERGLFDAYFLADNLSVGLGGREGGNAKIAGFEPVTLFAALAPLTTHLGFIATASTTYEEPYTLARKFASLDLLSNGRAGWNVVTSAGDETARNFNRETQPSHAERYERAHEHVETVKALWDSWEDDAFIRDKATGRFFDAGRVHDIDHKGKHFSVKGPLNAPRPVQGHPVVVQAGQSEDGRRLAAAGAEVIFTAHQNLGSAQEFYRDIKARVKRAGRNPDHVLIMPGVAPFAGRTEEEARSKYEELNALIVPEDGVALLNGLTGGTLDLTGYPLDGPLPVSDETEGMKSRQALIRKIADEHGFTIRQLYQWIATARGHYTVVGSAEQIADQLEEWFLSEAADGFNILPPWLPGALDDFVDLVIPILQRRGLFRTAYEGRTLRENLGLPRPANPWTLARATVQAAE, from the coding sequence ATGACCAGACAGATCAAGCTTGGAGCCTTTCTCCCCGGCGGCGGCCAGCATATTGCCGCCTGGCGGCACCCGGACGCTCCGGCAGACGGTGCCACGAATTTCGAATTCCACAGAAGGCTCGCCGAGACCGCGGAGCGTGGCCTGTTCGACGCCTATTTCCTCGCCGACAATCTCTCCGTCGGGCTTGGCGGCCGCGAAGGCGGCAATGCGAAGATAGCCGGCTTCGAGCCTGTCACTCTCTTTGCAGCACTCGCGCCGCTGACGACCCATCTGGGCTTCATCGCCACGGCATCGACGACCTATGAGGAGCCCTACACGCTCGCCCGCAAGTTCGCCTCGCTCGACCTGCTTTCCAACGGGAGGGCAGGCTGGAACGTGGTCACCTCCGCCGGCGACGAGACGGCGCGCAACTTCAACAGAGAAACGCAGCCGAGCCACGCCGAGCGATACGAACGCGCGCACGAGCACGTCGAGACCGTCAAGGCTCTATGGGACAGCTGGGAAGATGACGCCTTCATCCGTGACAAGGCGACCGGCCGCTTCTTCGATGCCGGCCGGGTTCACGACATCGACCACAAGGGCAAGCATTTCAGCGTAAAAGGACCGCTGAACGCGCCGCGCCCCGTACAGGGGCACCCGGTCGTGGTGCAGGCGGGGCAATCCGAGGACGGACGCAGGCTTGCGGCGGCCGGCGCCGAGGTGATCTTCACCGCCCATCAGAACCTTGGTTCGGCGCAGGAATTCTACCGTGACATCAAGGCACGGGTGAAGCGCGCCGGGCGCAACCCCGACCACGTGCTGATCATGCCGGGGGTGGCCCCCTTTGCCGGTCGGACCGAAGAGGAGGCGCGTTCCAAATACGAAGAGCTGAATGCGCTGATCGTACCGGAGGACGGCGTGGCGCTCTTGAACGGCCTGACCGGCGGCACGCTCGACCTGACGGGATATCCGCTCGATGGGCCCTTGCCCGTCAGCGACGAGACGGAGGGGATGAAAAGCCGGCAGGCGCTGATCCGGAAGATCGCGGACGAGCATGGCTTTACCATCCGCCAACTCTACCAGTGGATCGCAACCGCACGCGGTCACTACACCGTTGTCGGCAGCGCCGAACAGATCGCCGATCAGCTCGAGGAGTGGTTCCTGAGCGAAGCCGCCGACGGGTTCAACATCCTGCCGCCGTGGCTTCCGGGTGCGCTCGACGATTTTGTCGATCTGGTCATCCCCATATTGCAGCGACGCGGCCTGTTCCGCACCGCCTACGAGGGTCGGACGCTGCGGGAGAATCTCGGTCTTCCCCGTCCGGCGAACCCGTGGACTTTGGCGCGCGCGACCGTTCAGGCGGCCGAGTAA
- a CDS encoding ABC transporter permease, which yields MSLQELDRAIVHEGGSVSAKADEYLRRSGAVAGSWLSRYGLLIAFLALWQAASTAGWINPAVFPSVGAILSALWTGISGGALLDDIAISLQRSGTAFVGAVILAIPLGLLMGQMRPIENALDPVLQLFRQTSALALYPVFILLLGLGEASKVFVIFWATLFPLLLSTIGGVKEVDSKLIEMARVYGASRLTVFRRVVLPGAVPSIFVGLRLSATTALLLLIASEMIGANKGIGFQVMNAQYNFQIPLMFAAIFILAGLGLVSNYALVFAQRRLCRWSDVSN from the coding sequence ATGAGCTTGCAGGAACTCGACAGGGCGATCGTCCACGAAGGCGGCAGCGTCAGCGCAAAAGCGGACGAGTATCTACGCAGGTCGGGCGCCGTCGCCGGCAGCTGGCTGTCGCGCTACGGACTGCTCATCGCCTTTCTTGCGCTCTGGCAGGCGGCCAGCACCGCCGGCTGGATCAACCCGGCCGTGTTTCCGTCCGTCGGTGCCATCCTTTCCGCCCTGTGGACGGGAATTTCCGGTGGAGCCTTGCTCGACGACATCGCGATCAGCCTTCAGCGCTCCGGCACCGCCTTTGTCGGCGCGGTGATCCTGGCTATACCGCTCGGTCTCTTGATGGGGCAGATGCGTCCGATCGAGAACGCACTCGATCCCGTCCTCCAGCTTTTCCGCCAGACGTCCGCGCTCGCTCTCTATCCCGTTTTCATTCTGCTTCTCGGACTCGGCGAGGCGTCGAAAGTCTTCGTCATCTTTTGGGCGACGCTCTTTCCGCTGCTCCTGAGCACCATCGGCGGGGTGAAGGAAGTGGATTCCAAGCTGATCGAGATGGCGCGTGTCTATGGCGCGTCGCGTCTCACGGTGTTCCGTCGCGTGGTCCTCCCAGGCGCCGTTCCTTCGATCTTCGTCGGCCTGCGCTTGAGTGCAACGACTGCCCTGCTGTTGCTCATCGCATCCGAGATGATCGGGGCCAACAAGGGCATCGGCTTCCAGGTCATGAACGCCCAGTACAATTTCCAGATTCCCCTGATGTTCGCGGCGATCTTCATTCTCGCCGGGCTCGGGCTCGTCTCCAACTACGCGCTGGTCTTTGCGCAGCGCCGCCTCTGCCGCTGGAGCGACGTCTCGAACTAA
- a CDS encoding ABC transporter substrate-binding protein — protein sequence MTISIRALALGSLFSLGLSSLTAAAAAEPVTLRFLASQGSLSPHELAYELGYFDGLGIKLENVGYAGGGPASLFALASGSVDIGSAATAAVINSIAGGNDFVAAFPTNGINEQVKSIFYVLDSSPIRTIEEIAGKTIAVNTLGAHLDYAVREALHSKDLPENAANLVVVPGPQLEQTLRSNQVDIAAVGYWQATFNGQILERGGVRAIFDDTDVLGEIAGGFAVLRRDFVEKNPEAARNFVEQSARAADWAREHPEEARAVLARILTERGENGDLARHWTGFGLRKGAQATERDLDFWIGVLEREGSLPQGKYKAADLLFRPDATSAAAN from the coding sequence ATGACGATTTCCATTCGCGCCCTCGCATTGGGCAGCCTCTTCTCACTCGGCCTTTCCAGCCTTACGGCAGCAGCGGCTGCGGAACCGGTGACGCTGCGGTTCCTTGCAAGCCAGGGAAGCCTGTCGCCGCACGAGCTCGCCTATGAACTCGGCTATTTCGATGGCCTCGGCATCAAGCTCGAGAATGTCGGTTACGCGGGAGGCGGACCCGCATCGCTCTTCGCGCTTGCCTCCGGCAGCGTCGACATCGGATCGGCGGCGACCGCAGCCGTCATCAACTCGATCGCCGGCGGAAACGACTTCGTCGCCGCCTTCCCGACCAACGGCATCAACGAGCAGGTCAAGAGCATCTTCTACGTGCTCGACAGCAGTCCAATCAGGACCATCGAGGAAATCGCCGGCAAAACGATCGCCGTGAATACGCTCGGGGCGCACCTCGACTATGCGGTGCGCGAGGCTTTGCACAGCAAGGATTTGCCCGAAAACGCCGCGAACCTCGTCGTTGTACCCGGACCACAGCTCGAACAGACGCTCCGGTCGAACCAGGTCGACATCGCCGCCGTGGGATACTGGCAGGCGACGTTCAACGGGCAGATCCTCGAGCGCGGCGGCGTGCGTGCGATCTTCGACGACACGGATGTGCTTGGCGAGATCGCCGGGGGCTTTGCGGTTCTCCGCCGGGATTTCGTAGAGAAGAATCCGGAAGCGGCCAGGAATTTTGTCGAGCAATCCGCGCGCGCTGCTGACTGGGCACGCGAGCATCCCGAAGAAGCGCGCGCCGTGCTCGCCCGTATTCTGACCGAGCGTGGCGAGAACGGCGACCTCGCGCGGCATTGGACGGGGTTCGGCCTGCGGAAGGGCGCGCAAGCGACGGAGCGCGATCTGGATTTCTGGATCGGCGTTCTCGAGCGCGAGGGCAGTCTGCCGCAGGGCAAGTACAAGGCAGCCGATCTTCTGTTCCGGCCGGACGCGACGTCCGCCGCGGCGAATTGA
- a CDS encoding ABC transporter ATP-binding protein — translation MAEVRSLRKGEVSLRDLSKSFQINGRPLSVLRSLNLDIRSGECLAIVGASGSGKTTLLRVLAGLETADAGRVLIDGRPVAGVGKERAVIFQEPRLLPWLTVLGNVAFGLEVRGEDSKRAEQRARHYISLVGLADFQDAYPKQLSGGMAQRVGLARALTVKPEILLLDEPLGALDAMTKLTMQQELERIWREENVTMVLVTHDLEEAIYLADRVLILPKQEDGAPRTVDIHLPRPRERSEARFVRYRQELLREFGLH, via the coding sequence ATGGCTGAAGTTCGAAGCCTGCGCAAGGGGGAGGTTTCGCTGCGCGATCTCTCGAAATCCTTCCAGATCAACGGACGGCCGCTCAGCGTCCTCAGGAGCCTCAATCTGGACATCCGGTCCGGGGAATGCCTTGCAATCGTGGGCGCAAGCGGATCGGGCAAGACGACATTGCTGCGGGTTCTTGCGGGTCTCGAGACGGCCGATGCGGGCCGGGTGTTGATCGACGGCCGGCCGGTTGCCGGTGTGGGCAAGGAGCGCGCGGTCATATTCCAGGAGCCGCGGCTGCTTCCATGGTTGACGGTCCTCGGCAACGTGGCCTTCGGCCTGGAGGTCAGAGGCGAAGACTCAAAACGCGCCGAACAGCGTGCGCGTCACTACATCTCGCTTGTGGGCCTTGCCGATTTCCAGGACGCCTATCCGAAACAGCTTTCCGGCGGCATGGCGCAACGGGTCGGGCTTGCGCGGGCGCTGACGGTAAAGCCTGAGATCCTGCTGCTCGACGAGCCGCTGGGCGCCCTCGATGCGATGACGAAGCTGACCATGCAGCAGGAGCTCGAACGCATCTGGCGGGAGGAAAACGTGACGATGGTGCTCGTCACGCACGATCTTGAGGAAGCCATCTATCTGGCGGATCGCGTCCTCATCCTGCCGAAGCAGGAGGACGGAGCGCCGAGAACGGTCGACATCCACTTGCCCCGGCCGCGGGAGCGAAGCGAAGCACGTTTCGTGCGCTACAGGCAGGAACTGCTTCGGGAATTCGGACTGCACTAA
- a CDS encoding ABC transporter substrate-binding protein gives MRRIILAALAALATSVAAQADTIKVGVVGPFSGPFALQGKNFKAGIDAYMALNGARIGDDDIAIIYRDVPQADPAQSKALAQELVVKEGVQYLAGFYFTPDAMAVTPLLEQANVPLVIMNAATSAIVTKSPLVVRTSFTLWQTSTPIAQVAKDAGVSKIISVVSDYGPGVDAENAFKVAFEAAGGEIVEAIRMPLSTNDFSPIMQRIRDSGAEGVFAFLPSGPTTLGFVKSFNENGLKDGGIKFFAPGDLTQESDLPALGDAALGLQTTFHYAVSHDSPENKAFVEAAAKAIGNPAELSFPAVGAYDGMHVIYKMIEATGGEQDARKAVDAVKGLSWTSPRGPVSIDPESRHISQNIYLREVATADDGTYYNKEIQTFEKQGDPGLAALK, from the coding sequence ATGAGAAGGATCATTCTGGCCGCGCTCGCGGCTCTGGCCACGAGCGTCGCGGCGCAGGCGGACACGATCAAGGTCGGCGTCGTCGGACCTTTCTCGGGTCCCTTTGCGCTGCAGGGCAAGAACTTCAAGGCGGGCATCGACGCCTACATGGCGCTCAATGGCGCCAGGATCGGCGACGACGACATCGCGATCATCTACCGCGACGTGCCGCAGGCGGACCCGGCCCAATCCAAGGCGCTGGCGCAGGAGCTCGTGGTCAAGGAGGGCGTGCAATATCTCGCCGGCTTCTATTTCACGCCCGATGCGATGGCCGTCACGCCGCTGCTCGAGCAGGCGAACGTGCCGCTGGTGATCATGAATGCCGCCACCTCGGCGATCGTCACCAAGAGCCCGCTCGTCGTGCGCACCTCCTTCACGCTCTGGCAGACATCCACGCCGATCGCCCAGGTGGCGAAGGATGCCGGCGTCTCGAAGATCATCTCGGTGGTCAGCGATTACGGTCCGGGCGTCGATGCGGAGAATGCATTCAAGGTGGCCTTCGAGGCGGCCGGTGGCGAGATTGTCGAGGCGATCCGCATGCCGCTCTCGACCAATGATTTCTCGCCGATCATGCAGCGCATCCGGGATTCCGGTGCCGAAGGCGTTTTCGCCTTCCTGCCGTCGGGCCCGACGACGCTCGGCTTCGTCAAGTCCTTCAACGAAAACGGCCTCAAGGACGGCGGCATCAAGTTCTTTGCGCCGGGCGACCTCACTCAGGAATCCGACTTGCCGGCGCTGGGCGACGCAGCGCTCGGCCTGCAGACGACCTTCCACTACGCCGTCTCGCATGATTCGCCGGAAAACAAGGCTTTCGTCGAAGCTGCAGCCAAGGCGATCGGCAATCCGGCCGAGCTCTCCTTCCCCGCTGTCGGCGCTTATGATGGCATGCATGTCATCTACAAGATGATCGAGGCGACGGGGGGCGAGCAGGACGCTCGGAAGGCGGTCGACGCCGTGAAGGGGCTCTCCTGGACGAGCCCGCGCGGGCCGGTGTCGATTGATCCCGAATCGCGCCATATCAGCCAGAACATCTATCTGCGCGAGGTCGCCACGGCCGATGACGGCACCTATTACAACAAGGAGATCCAGACCTTCGAGAAACAGGGCGATCCCGGTCTTGCGGCGCTGAAGTGA
- a CDS encoding branched-chain amino acid ABC transporter permease produces the protein MQTIFSIAVDALAYGMVLFVISIGLSVTLGLMRVVNLAHGAFAMIGGYIASYAARDLGLGYSVAVLIAVFGTIVIAIPIERLLYRRIYGQPELTQVLMTIGITFCIIGIANYVFGPTLKTIPLPPSLEGSADLGFRSIAVHRIFAIACGLAVAAVLWFAIEKTAFGVKLRAAVDNAAMAAALGVRTEVVYAVSFAVAVGLAAFGGVVGAELLPVEPYYALRYMVTFLVVVSVGGAGSIPGALAACLLLGGIDTTGRYLLPEFGEFFFYLAVIAIVCVFPRGLAGRMK, from the coding sequence ATGCAAACCATCTTCAGCATAGCGGTCGATGCGCTCGCCTACGGCATGGTGCTGTTCGTGATCTCGATCGGCCTTTCGGTCACCCTGGGCCTCATGCGCGTCGTCAACCTCGCGCATGGCGCCTTTGCCATGATCGGCGGCTATATCGCATCCTACGCGGCGCGTGATCTCGGACTCGGCTACTCGGTCGCGGTGCTGATCGCGGTCTTCGGCACCATCGTCATCGCCATCCCGATCGAGCGCCTGCTCTACCGCCGCATCTACGGTCAGCCCGAGCTGACGCAGGTGCTGATGACGATCGGCATCACCTTCTGCATCATAGGCATCGCCAACTACGTCTTCGGCCCGACTCTCAAGACGATCCCGCTGCCGCCGAGCCTTGAGGGCTCCGCCGATCTCGGCTTCCGTTCGATCGCCGTGCACCGGATCTTCGCGATCGCCTGCGGTCTCGCCGTCGCTGCGGTTCTCTGGTTTGCGATCGAGAAGACCGCCTTCGGGGTCAAGCTACGCGCCGCCGTCGACAATGCGGCGATGGCGGCGGCGCTCGGAGTGCGCACGGAGGTCGTCTATGCCGTGAGTTTCGCAGTGGCCGTGGGCCTTGCCGCGTTCGGCGGCGTCGTCGGCGCGGAACTGCTGCCGGTCGAGCCCTATTATGCGCTCCGATACATGGTCACATTCCTGGTGGTCGTTTCCGTCGGCGGTGCGGGGTCGATCCCGGGTGCACTTGCGGCCTGCCTCCTGCTTGGCGGCATCGATACGACCGGGCGCTATCTCCTGCCGGAATTCGGAGAGTTCTTCTTCTATCTCGCCGTCATCGCCATCGTCTGCGTTTTTCCGCGTGGCCTTGCCGGGAGGATGAAGTAG
- a CDS encoding branched-chain amino acid ABC transporter permease, with the protein MATMSEAATTVPTGRQGLGRDLAGLAVILVLAAIGYLLFPNNLALLTRIIAIALLVLSLDLVTGYCGVATLGHAALFGSGAYAAGIAAVHFGITDPLLMLAAGILGGALAGLVCGVVILRAHGLPQLVLSIALIHLFHEFANKASSWTGGSDGLAGIAPDPLIGLFAFDLWGRTAYVFGVVLLAIVLILLRVVVRSPFGMLCRGIKEDPIRIRAMGASPAIALIRMYAISGAVAGVGGALNAISTQVVGLDSLSFTLSAESLVMLVLGGTGSLFGALTGTIVFMFFEDLVSAANPFHWLTMVGALLIAVVLFAPKGLYGTAAEIIARRRGAGR; encoded by the coding sequence ATGGCAACGATGAGCGAAGCAGCCACGACGGTTCCTACGGGCAGGCAGGGGCTCGGCCGCGATCTTGCCGGCCTCGCCGTAATCCTGGTGCTGGCCGCGATCGGCTATCTCCTGTTTCCGAACAATCTGGCGCTGCTTACGAGGATCATCGCGATCGCGCTCCTGGTCCTCTCGCTCGACCTCGTCACCGGCTATTGCGGCGTCGCGACCCTCGGCCATGCCGCGCTGTTCGGCAGCGGAGCCTATGCCGCCGGCATCGCGGCCGTGCATTTCGGCATCACCGATCCGCTCCTCATGCTCGCCGCAGGCATTCTCGGGGGTGCGCTGGCGGGGCTCGTCTGCGGGGTCGTGATCCTTCGGGCGCATGGTCTCCCGCAACTGGTGCTCTCGATTGCCCTCATCCATCTGTTTCATGAATTCGCCAACAAGGCCTCGTCCTGGACGGGCGGCAGCGACGGGCTGGCGGGTATCGCGCCCGACCCGCTCATCGGCCTTTTCGCCTTCGACCTCTGGGGCCGCACGGCCTATGTTTTCGGCGTCGTGCTGCTCGCAATCGTCCTCATTCTGCTGCGCGTCGTCGTGCGTTCGCCTTTCGGAATGCTTTGCCGCGGCATCAAGGAGGATCCGATCCGCATCCGGGCGATGGGCGCATCGCCGGCGATTGCCCTTATCAGGATGTACGCGATATCCGGCGCGGTCGCCGGCGTCGGCGGGGCGCTCAACGCGATCTCGACGCAGGTCGTCGGTCTCGACAGCCTCTCCTTCACGCTTTCGGCCGAAAGCCTGGTCATGCTCGTGCTCGGCGGCACCGGCTCGCTCTTCGGGGCGCTTACCGGCACGATCGTCTTCATGTTCTTCGAAGACCTCGTCTCGGCGGCCAACCCGTTCCATTGGCTGACCATGGTCGGGGCCCTGTTGATCGCGGTCGTGCTCTTTGCGCCGAAAGGGCTTTACGGCACGGCAGCAGAGATCATCGCGCGGCGACGGGGGGCGGGCCGATGA